From Antedon mediterranea chromosome 9, ecAntMedi1.1, whole genome shotgun sequence, a single genomic window includes:
- the LOC140058536 gene encoding uncharacterized protein, with protein sequence MAEEMDSMYIEVTAREEIQSKEKGMAKCQYSDVDAVPPGKQVVVVQQKQHHVSLGIAVACVILVCIVVAVFSMMTIQSHNENIRSQTKVYTLYTRWGRMDCPSTAELVYKGVMSGAPHTGSNTGSGANYLCLPDQPRYKFTMAGYQTTRGSIAAVEFRESTKMFQPTKKLHGLNFPCAVCQAPRSVSLLLPADTECPIGWITEFSGYMMASRKNEKRAEYVCVDESPSYIKGRPNAGDVDGVSASFLFHVEGRCNAENVVGGLPCPPYVDGYELTCAICTQ encoded by the exons ATGGCAGAGGAGATGGATAGTATGTATATAGAAGTAACAGCCAGGGAGGAGATACAGAGTAAAGAGAAAGGAATGGCCAAGTGTCAATATAGTGATGTTGATGCAGTTCCTCCTGGAAAACAAGTGGTGGTTGTACAGCAGAAACAACACCATGTTTCACTTGGTATTGCCGTTGCATGTGTCATTCTTGTATGTATTGTAGTAGCAGTTTTCAGTATGATGACTATCCAGTCACATAAC GAAAACATACGTTCACAAACTAAAG ttTATACTTTATACACACGTTGGGGGCGTATGGATTGTCCAAGTACTGCTGAATTAGTATACAAag gTGTCATGTCTGGTGCACCACATACCGGTAGTAATACTGGGAGTGGTGCAAACTATCTTTGTTTACCTGACCAACCACGATACAAATTCACAATGGCAGGCTATCAAACCACAAGAGGATCAATCGCTGCTGTGGAATTCAGGGAATCAACAAAAATGTTCCAACCAACAAAAAAACTCCATGGTTTAAACTTTCCTTGCGCCGTTTGTCAAGCCCCACGAAGCGTCTCGTTACTTTTGCCAGCGGATACCGAATGCCCAATTGGTTGGATTACAGAGTTTAGCGGATACATGATGGCTTCTAGAAAGAACGAAAAACGTGCAGAATACGTCTGCGTAGATGAAAGTCCATCTTACATAAAGGGTAGACCTAATGCCGGTGATGTGGATGGGGTATCGGCCAGCTTTCTATTTCATGTTGAGGGCCGATGCAATGCAGAAAATGTAGTTGGAGGGTTGCCTTGTCCACCTTACGTTGATGGTTACGAGTTGACTTGTGCAATTTGTACACAATAA
- the LOC140058890 gene encoding uncharacterized protein, with product MAEEMDSMYIEVTAREEIQSKEKGMAKCQYSDVDAVPPGKQVVVVQQKQHHVSLGIAVACVILVCIVVAVFSMMTIQSHKSFIEHLTRIEISRYNLTEYITMPKVHTLYTRWGRMDCPSTAELVYKGVMSGAPSSDTGSGTNYLCLPDQPRYNVTMAGYQVPRGSISAVEFREYTKTFNPTKHLHGLNFPCAVCQAPRSVSLLLPAHTKCPIGWITEFSGYMMASAKIQKRAEFVCVDESPSYINGSDKPDGDADDQSASKLFHVEGRCNAEAAVGGLPCPPYVDGYELTCAICTQ from the exons ATGGCAGAGGAGATGGATAGTATGTATATAGAAGTAACAGCCAGGGAGGAGATACAGAGTAAAGAGAAAGGAATGGCCAAGTGTCAATATAGTGATGTTGATGCAGTTCCTCCTGGAAAACAAGTGGTGGTTGTACAGCAGAAGCAACACCATGTTTCACTTGGTATTGCCGTTGCATGTGTCATTCTTGTATGTATTGTAGTAGCAGTTTTCAGTATGATGACTATCCAGTCACATAAATCCTTCATCGAGCATCTTACAAGAATCGAAATAAGCAGGTACAATTTGACTGAATACATTACAATGCCTAAAG TTCATACTTTATACACACGTTGGGGGCGCATGGATTGTCCAAGTACTGCTGAATTAGTATACAAag gTGTCATGTCTGGTGCACCATCGAGTGATACTGGGAGTGGTACAAACTATCTTTGTTTACCTGACCAACCACGATACAATGTTACAATGGCTGGCTATCAAGTGCCAAGAGGATCAATTTCTGCTGTGGAATTCAGGGAATACACAAAAACGTTTAATCCAACAAAACATCTCCATGGCCTAAACTTTCCTTGCGCCGTTTGCCAAGCCCCACGAAGCGTCTCGTTACTTTTACCAGCGCATACTAAATGCCCAATTGGTTGGATTACAGAGTTTAGTGGATATATGATGGCTTCTGCAAAAATCCAAAAACGTGCAGAATTCGTCTGCGTAGATGAAAGTCCATCTTACATAAATGGTTCAGATAAACCTGATGGTGATGCAGACGATCAATCGGCCAGCAAGCTATTTCATGTTGAGGGCCGATGCAATGCAGAAGCTGCAGTTGGAGGGTTGCCTTGTCCACCGTATGTTGATGGTTACGAGTTGACTTGTGCAATTTGTACACAGTAA
- the LOC140058700 gene encoding uncharacterized protein, with the protein MTQEENVYMEVIAGEEIQSTEKGIGKCQYSDVDAVPPGKQVVIVQQKQHHVSLGIAVACVILVCIVVAVFSIMTIQSHNENIRSQTKVYSLYTRWGRMYCPSTAELVYKGVMSGAPHNDTGSGTNYLCLPDQPRYKFTMAGYQITRGSITAVEFRESQKDFKPTKDLHGVNFPCAVCQAPRSVSLLLPADTKCPIGWITEFSGYMMASRKDETRAEYVCVDKSPSYIKGSKKSDGDADWEMASRLFLVEGRCNAEAAVGGLPCPPYVDGYELTCAICTH; encoded by the exons ATGACACAGGAGGAAAATGTGTATATGGAAGTAATAGCCGGTGAGGAGATACAGAGTACAGAGAAAGGAATAGGCAAGTGTCAATATAGTGATGTAGATGCAGTTCCTCCTGGAAAACAAGTGGTGATTGTACAGCAGAAGCAACACCATGTTTCACTTGGTATTGCCGTTGCATGTGTCATTCTTGTATGTATTGTAGTAGCAGTTTTCAGTATCATGACTATCCAGTCACATAAC GAAAACATACGTTCACAAACTAAAG tTTATAGTTTATACACACGTTGGGGGCGTATGTATTGTCCAAGTACTGCTGAATTAGTATACAAag gTGTGATGTCTGGAGCACCACATAATGATACTGGGAGTGGTACAAACTATCTTTGTTTACCTGACCAACCACGATACAAGTTCACAATGGCGGGCTATCAAATCACGAGAGGATCAATTACTGCTGTGGAATTCAGGGAATCACAAAAAGACTTCAAACCAACAAAAGATCTCCATGGTGTAAACTTTCCTTGCGCCGTTTGTCAAGCTCCACGAAGTGTCTCGTTACTTTTGCCAGCGGATACTAAATGCCCAATTGGTTGGATTACAGAGTTTAGCGGATACATGATGGCTTCTAGAAAGGACGAAACACGTGCAGAATACGTCTGTGTAGATAAAAGTCCATCTTACATAAAGGGTTCAAAAAAATCTGATGGTGATGCGGACTGGGAAATGGCCAGCAGGCTATTTCTTGTTGAGGGCCGATGCAATGCAGAAGCTGCAGTTGGAGGGTTGCCTTGTCCACCTTACGTTGATGGTTACGAGTTGACTTGTGCAATTTGTAcacattaa